A section of the Gammaproteobacteria bacterium genome encodes:
- a CDS encoding copper resistance system multicopper oxidase yields MTSNDRVSSFTETHLSRRRFVKGVAAGSLLCGLGAKFPLAYAQNATPYSANILQGNSVDLRIAAQRVNFTGTSAMATTINGSLPAPTLRWKEGELITIRVNNQLRVDSSIHWHGLILPANMDGVPGLSFDGIAPGETFTYQFKAQQSGTYWYHSHSGHQEQTGLYGAIIIDPKEPEPFRYDRDYVILLSDWSDEDPAITFRKLKKLDHYYNYNERTVADLWRDISEKGVLQTWRDRQMWNQMRMNDRDISDVTGSSYTFLMNGMTPAAHWRGLFAPGEKIRLRFINAGAMTFFDARIPGLKMTVVAADGQYVQPVSVDEFRIAPGETYDVIVEPRANQPYCVFAQAIDRSGYACGSLTPDEKMLAAIPAMDAKPVLSHADMGMGHGEQHAEPAAQSTHAEHGSHQSHGNHAAPSNSTNNGVTLDSNNPLIDMIAQNPQYRLDDPGVGLRNNGRRVLTYADLRSPNHNHHTPAVDREIVLQLTGNMKRYHWSIDGIPSHHAPPLQWRLGERVRVTFINNTMMNHPMHLHGMWSELETGDAMRLPKKHTIIVQPGAKISYQVNVDAAGDWAFHCHLMHHMMGMFRVVRVA; encoded by the coding sequence ATGACATCCAATGATCGCGTTTCGTCGTTTACCGAAACCCATTTATCACGCCGGCGTTTTGTCAAAGGCGTGGCCGCTGGCTCGCTGCTGTGCGGCCTGGGCGCAAAATTTCCACTGGCCTACGCACAAAATGCAACGCCATATTCCGCCAACATTCTTCAAGGTAATTCCGTTGATTTGCGAATTGCTGCACAGCGGGTAAATTTCACCGGCACATCGGCGATGGCCACCACCATCAACGGCTCATTGCCCGCGCCCACCTTGCGCTGGAAAGAAGGTGAGTTAATCACCATCCGCGTCAACAACCAGTTGCGCGTCGACAGTTCCATACACTGGCATGGATTGATTCTGCCTGCCAACATGGACGGCGTACCGGGACTGAGTTTCGACGGCATCGCCCCAGGCGAAACGTTCACTTACCAATTCAAGGCGCAACAAAGTGGCACCTACTGGTACCACAGTCATTCCGGCCATCAGGAACAAACCGGCCTATACGGTGCGATCATCATCGATCCAAAGGAACCGGAACCATTTCGTTACGATCGTGACTACGTGATTCTGCTGTCCGACTGGAGCGATGAAGATCCGGCGATCACCTTTCGCAAACTGAAAAAACTGGATCACTACTACAACTACAACGAGCGCACCGTGGCTGATTTGTGGCGCGACATCAGCGAAAAAGGCGTGCTGCAAACCTGGCGTGACCGGCAAATGTGGAATCAGATGCGGATGAATGACCGCGACATTTCCGATGTCACCGGCAGCAGTTACACATTTTTGATGAACGGCATGACGCCCGCCGCTCACTGGCGCGGCTTGTTTGCGCCCGGTGAAAAAATCCGGCTGCGATTTATCAATGCCGGCGCCATGACATTTTTCGATGCACGCATTCCTGGTCTGAAAATGACCGTGGTTGCAGCGGATGGTCAGTACGTGCAACCAGTCAGCGTCGATGAATTTCGCATTGCTCCCGGCGAAACCTACGACGTGATCGTCGAACCCCGGGCCAACCAGCCATATTGCGTATTTGCCCAGGCCATCGATCGCTCTGGTTACGCCTGTGGCTCGCTCACGCCCGATGAAAAAATGCTTGCTGCCATTCCCGCCATGGATGCCAAACCGGTACTCAGTCACGCTGACATGGGCATGGGGCACGGCGAACAACATGCTGAACCCGCCGCGCAGTCAACGCACGCTGAACACGGTTCGCACCAGTCTCATGGCAATCATGCAGCGCCATCAAACTCGACCAACAACGGCGTTACACTGGACAGCAACAATCCGCTGATCGACATGATTGCGCAAAATCCGCAATACCGGCTTGATGATCCTGGCGTGGGTTTGCGCAACAATGGTCGGCGCGTGCTGACCTACGCCGATCTGCGCAGCCCCAATCACAATCACCACACGCCCGCGGTGGATCGCGAAATCGTGCTGCAACTGACCGGCAACATGAAGCGCTACCACTGGTCGATTGATGGCATCCCCAGTCATCACGCACCTCCGCTGCAATGGCGCTTGGGCGAGCGTGTTCGCGTCACGTTCATCAATAACACCATGATGAATCACCCCATGCATTTGCATGGCATGTGGAGCGAACTGGAAACCGGCGACGCCATGCGTCTTCCCAAAAAACACACCATCATCGTTCAGCCCGGCGCCAAGATCAGCTACCAAGTCAATGTGGATGCCGCAGGTGATTGGGCGTTTCATTGCCATCTGATGCATCACATGATGGGCATGTTCCGTGTGGTTCGGGTCGCGTAA